The sequence CCACTGGAGGTGATTGAGAAGCGGCATGGGTGACACAAACCAGACCATTATCAGAAAATAACCTTACTTTCTAAAGTACCTTGAACCCactgttttatttaatcctcaagtTAGGAATTTGGGGATTACTGTCTTGATTTTATAAAACTAATTTTACAAGCACAGAAAGTTCTGTGGATTAGTTTAAAGTCACTCAGCAAGATGCGACTCAGTGGTAGAGTTGAGACAGGACAGACTGGGGTGCTCAGACCTGATTCCCAGGGTCTGGCCTTCATGAGATCATTCGGGTGGGGCATGCTTACTCCTGCTCTGCACCCCTAGATGATGCCAGCTGGCTGCACGCTGGGCCACCCCACAACGAGTACATGGAACAGAGTTTCCAGGGCCTGAGTGGCATCCTGAACCTGCCTCAGCCAGAGCCTGCGGAGGAGGCTGCCCGACTACATGCAGAGCTCACTGGCCCGGCGCTGGAGGCCTGGACAGACGGGGAACTAAGCAGCTTCTGGTCTGTGGCCGGACTGTGTGCCATGGGCCCCTCCACCTGTCCCTCCCTGGAGCTCTGCAGACTGACCAGCTGGAGCTCTCTGTCCCCGGACCCCAAATCAGAGCTGGGGCCTGTCAAAGCAGATGGGCGACTCAGGTAGCAGGGTCCCAGCCAGCGCCTCCGGAAGACCCGGGAAATTGCACCTTACAGATGACAGAGGGCTGTCTCCCTCACAGGCAAGAACCAGAGGCCCAGGCTGTACACCCATGTCAGCCATCAAGAACCCACAGACGGCAGGGAAGGTGGGCATAGTATTTACCACTGAAATGGCTCTGCTGGGGACCAGATGTTAGCAGGAACATGGGGAGAAGGGCTCTAGCTTCCTCACCTtctcctctaatttttttttcttttttttttttttaaagaaaaatgggtGGTGGGGAATGAACTGGAAACAAAAGATGTGCAATAGGGCCCAGAGCAGGGCCAGGAAGTGGGGCAAGGCTCTGGGGAGCAGGGGCCAGACGAGCCCATCTGCTGCTGCTCTGGAGGAGGCTGGGTCTGCCTCACTCTCTAGGGCCTCATCCCCCAGCTTTGGCCTGAGGTGCTCACGGCTGAGGCTTTGTGGGGCTACAAGTGCTGTGGCAGGCTCTGAGAGCTAGAGAACAGGTGATTAGGGAAGTATTGCAGAGCTGGACTCTTAATGGGTCAGCCTCTCCTCTTGTAGCCAGGGGACCATAGAAGAGGGGGCGGGGCTGGCTCTAGGGCTTTCCAGCATACCCTGCCCCTTGATGGGAAAGACAGGGCACCAGGGCCTGCTGAGACCATTGCAGTCTCCTAGGTACCCAGAACTGCAAGCAGGGCCTGGGCTTCTGCCCTGGAGTGGTGAGCCCTCATGAGCAACATGGGAAGAAGACTGCCAGGGCTCTCAGAAGAACCTGGAGCAGCATTGTGCCTGAAGCTCAGTGTGAAGTCTGAAATATGCAACAGAAGAAATATATCTCTATCTCTCTCAGTGGAGCCTCTGTGTTTTTCCTCCTGGGTGTCAGAGAGCCAGCACTGTTGGGCCATCTTCTAAGAGTTTTGGCTGGTACTTTGTCAGAAGGTGGAGGGTCTAATTGCCCCAGAGTGAGAACAGTTTAAAATCCATCCAAGagccagaagagacacaagaacCCATAATCCAGATCCCTCCTTTATGAGGGGTaaacaggcccagagaggctcAGAGACGTCCTCATTGCCACCCAGCGGGCCACCAGGTGAGCCGGTTCAGTTCTTCAGAGTCCTGACCCAGCACTTTCTCCCTTGCTGCCAGGCCGAGGCAGAGGCTGACTTCTCTGTCTTTGGAGTCACCAGCGCCCATCCCAGAAGCCTTTGCTCTGTTTCCTGCCCAGCTTAGAGTTATGGGGCACCTCAAGAACAGAggcagccagttccagccaggaCCTGGTGGTTGCCACTGCCCCCTTTAGAAGAAGGAGCAGCAGTGGCGTGGGTTCCAAGCCACTGCCGTAGGACCTAGGAGAGCCATGTTGGAAAGGTTTGTCAAGCCTCCCTCCTTTTCTCCAGCCCCTTCTCCCGTCCTCCTTTCCTGCCATTGCCAGCCATggctcagtatcagtccttcacaGCGTACTTGATGTGGGAACAGGGTGAAGGTTTCTCAGGACCTTTAAAATCACCCTATCCAGTCATGCTGGCCCAGTCACCTCAGCTTAGGAAACAAAGCTCAGTTTgaacccaggctgccacatgtcAAGTTTTTCAAGCTGCCAGGAGAGGGCACCACTGTCCACCAATGGCAGTGTTAGGATGTTCGTCTGTTCAGCCGCTGCACTGACCTTGCATGGAGTatgtcacttaatcctcacaactcttTGAGGCGGGCAATGTTCGTATTTTCCTTTAGCAGGCCAGGAAAGTGAAATGAACCCAAAGTCAAAGCTATTAGGTGGTGGCTGCACGCTTCAGAAGGAGGCAGGAGGATTCCACGGCACTGTGTCACTACATTCTCCTATGCTGCTAAGGCAGGTAAAGAGGAAGAAGGTAACTGCAAGAACTTCGAGGAAATAGTGTTTGGGTTCAAGGGCTGAGATGATTGCTTTCTTCTGGCTCCTATTTTAGTGAACATCTGAAGCTCTGATTTGGTTCTCTAAAAGGTTTTGTTCTGTCTTACATCAACCTTTAGCTCTATTAAAACAATGTAATAACTAGGTGTAGAGTATCAGGCACAGGCAGCATTTAGACTCTGCTAAAGATGCATAGGCCAGGCTGTGGCTATGCTGTCGCTGGACTAGCACAACTGTTTAAAGAGTCTTATTTTTTTGAACCTAGGTGGGACGTGTCCTGTTTCAGCCCCTGCCACTCCTGTCCAGTTACAACAAGTCCTGGTTACACAGTCACCTGCTGTGAACATTTTGAGCTTAGCTCAGTGGATGGGGATCCAAACTGAGGGTTCTGAGTTAACCGGTCTGAGGTGGCAGATCAACACTGATGTGGGTTCAGAACTCCCCCCTAGCAATTCTAATTTGCAGGCTGGCAGAACCAgaagtccccccacccccactgctctGGCTGGTTTGTCTTGGCCTCTTGAGTTAGAAGCAATGCAGGACCAGGAGTAGGCTTCACGACTCCTGACAGGTTCAGAGGGCCTCCCCAATCCTCTCCCCTGTCCAGGTCACTGAGGCAAGTTGGAGTGCAGCTTCTCTGACTGTTCTCCACCCCCATCCTTCTGTAGGGATAGCTCAGCCCCAAGGCTTGAGCTTTTTGAGGCTTTGAAATAGTCCCCTCGTTGGACCCCTTGGGTCAAAACTAGGGTAATAGCCAGGTGGAAGTAGGGTGGGGGAAGGTGACAGGGCCCCCAGAGCTGCACAAGAATCCCTTTGGATGGAGGGAAAGAAACTGGGAGGTCTTTACTGTTTTGTGCCTGGTTTCCAGGACAACCATGGACACTTCTGTTCCATGAGAAGATGAGAGCAAAGACCAGAGGACAGTCAGTTTGCATCTGGAGCCCTGTTAGCTGGGCCATTGGGAAGCAGGGGGCAGGGCAGAGTAGGGCTGGAAGGGGATCCTGACTGAGAGGTGCATAGATCTGGGTGAGTGGAGCCGCCCTGGCTATCTTCTGGGGTTAGCAGAAGCCCAGCCTGTTCCTGCCAACCCCTTCTTCTGCAGGTTGTTGAGGGATACTCGTGGCTGCCAGGCCTGcagagtggtgtcatctatgGGACCCTAGGTCCTGCCATGGAACAGATCAGGGGCAGAAGCTGAGAACCTGGAAGGCTGCTCACAGACACCCTGGCTTTGAATGAAGCTGCTCCTCTGGATCAGGGATCCTGGGTTGGGGGTTGGCCCTGTGGGGATGGTGGGTTGTGGGGGTGCAGAGGAAGCCTGTCTTATGGCTGTCCTTGAGATCGTTTAAGAAAGTGCCCTTTCTTGGCACCCCTCTGCCACTGCTGCTGCCCGTGCAGAGgtcaccatggagaacagtcTCCTAGCCATagctgtggccactggtgagtacCTCTTGCTGTCCCGTCAGAGTTGGGGCAGATGCACCCTTGGCCCCACAACAGAGGCCAGAAGTCCAGCCTCTTCATCTGTAGGGTCACCTAGTGCAAACCACTTGGGAAGAATGCTGTGTACAGTTGGTATATGAACCCGGAGGTCCCTTTCCTGCTGAGTTCTAGAGGCTGGGTGCCAGAAGTCTGACTTGACGCTTGAGTCCTCCCTCCTCTGATTGAGTTTCTAAGGGTGTCTGCCCCTGCCACAAGCTCTTTCTCCTCCAAGTCTATCCTCTGTAAACTCTGTTACACACATTACTCCTTCCCTGGGCTGAAGGAAGACAGGATATAGCTGCTCTGTCCTCCTCACAAACCTCTGCCATAGGGAATGGATGCAGCAGCAAAAAGGGAGCTGCCTGCCCCCTCAGTTTCCCATGCATGTAAAGCTGATCCTAGTCCCAGCAGGTCATTCCTACCCAACTTCTGGAGTAGAATTACAGTCTGGGGAGGTGAGATGGGTTTGTGCATGCCAGCCCCAGGCTGAACTCAATGTCTGGTGGCTCTGCGGGAGGAGTTCCATGCTGGTGTTTATCATGACCATCCTGCTAAGCGGCTGTACCCATGAAGCCCCAGCACTGCCACATCCCCTGCTCTCATCAATTCTTCTGGAGCCCCAACCAATATGTAAACATGGCTACCCACACTAACCCCTTACCTTCAGGGCCTCCTACCCCAATCACCACAAAAGGGCATCCACTTTCTCTGCTCAGTATGGACGGGGCCTCTGGGTCTACTCTATGGACACTGCATCTTCCAGTCTGGGTTCCCTCGGGGCCAAGGAAAGTGTCAAAAACGTTAACAACATCCTGGCCAGCTTACTCCCCAGCACTTCAGCAACAGGACCCTGTACTGGGAGCTGCTGGTGAAGACAATGGTCTTCCCAGCTCTCCAAGCAGCTGGAGGCCCACACTCTTCCCAGCTCCTAAGGGGAAGCCCAGCGCTGACTTCTGTGGTGGTGACTACTGTATTGTCAGTCTTTCCCGGTACGGGACACCGCAGGGGATGCTGGgtacaaaaagcaaaagaaatcttTGGGCCTGCAGCCTCCCCAGTTCCGACCCCAACCCGGAGCATCAGAGAGAAGATGGAGAGGTGAGGACAGGTATTCTCTGACTTTCCCACAAGTGTCATCAGAGCTGGCTACCAAATTGTCAAAGAATGAGCTTGTGGCCAGAGAACAGTGGAATTTATACCGAGTGCATTTCTGAAATGCTAAGGGTCTGGGCTTTGTGCTTTGGACTAGTGGAGGAAGAGAACAAACAAGATGGAGGGAGGGACATGGGGACAAAAAAGGCTTGGGTTCTGCTCTCTTGCTCACTGACCCTAAACCCTGAGCCTCACTCTGAGTCATCCTTCATGGTCCCTAGGAGTACACCTCTCCCTTTAGCACCATGGGACCGCCCCACCAAGGTCCAGGCAGTGGAAAGGTGCTGAGAGGCCCAGGGGATGCAGGTGAGATAGGACCCTTGGGGCTGCCCCTTGGGagtcggggtggggtgggggggagaagtGTATGCCAGGATATAGTGgccagaggaaggaggggaggaagtgTAGAGAGACTTGGAGAGAAAAGTGTGTGGCACTCTGATCTTAGGTTTATCCTGGTGGAAAGGGCCCAGATGGAAGCTGGAGAACAGCTGCGTAAGCCTGCCTGGCTCCCTTAGTCACAGGGTTATCCTCAGGGTGGTGGGCTTGCAAAGCAGCTACCAGCTCCCGCTATGGgagccagcttccctgtccaactATGAGTGTTCAAAAggaccagcagcagcagatgcTCCAGCTGACTGCACAGTGCTTCTGGCTCTGGGCCTGCAGGGAAGTTAATGTTCAGTCCTCCCACCCTTGAGTGCCCTGGAGAATTCAGCACTTTTTCcttattactttttaattgtaTGTAAATGCCTAATAGGAGCCCCTGGGACAAGGAAAGATCACAGATAGAGAGCCTAGGATTTGGCTAGAGGCTCCACTTCACCTCTTTGGTAAAGGATGGCAGATCCTAGTCCAGGGGAGAGATTTAGCCTGGGCAGGAAAAGTTTCCATGGAGACAACAGCTCTAAGATTCAACTTGTCTCCAGGAAGGAGGACCATCACTGAGGGAGAGGAGACACAGAAAGCAAAAGCCAAAGAGGGAGTAGGAGTGTgtgtgggcgggggtggggatgggattgTAAGGAAATGGGTAATGTCTTTGCTCTACTTCTCCCAGCTGCCATCCGCTATGAAGAGGCCCTAAGGTCATATCTGCACCACCACCCAACCAGGGCTCTGCTCAACCACCACAGGAAGCAGCCAACTGCTTGTTCAGGGAAACACAATAGGAGAGGGATCAGTTCTTCCATCTTGCCCCTTCCTGCTTCTCCAAGGTACTGGCAGGGACAGCATCGAGCCTATGGAGATACTCCCAGCAATCTCCTCCAGCTGGGCCTTAGTACAATACCTCAACATACCCTGGGACACTTTTGCAGGAGGTAGGAAATCTGAGGTCATGCCCAAAGAATCAAGGTGACAAATCCAAAGCAGACCTCCAGAATTAAGACTTCTCTGCTCTCAACCCCTGAAGCTCCTGCCTTCAGGGCAGAGAATAGTCCTTGGGAGGAAGCCACTAACTGTGCAAGTTCTCTCTGGGACTACAGCCAACATCGCCTGCCTCTAACACCCAGGATGACTGTCCATCCCCACTGAGACTTCCTTCCTCACTCAAGCCAAGATTTTAAAGGTCTTGGGTTGACAATGAAGGCCTGCTCTCAGCCTACTCTAGGACCAGTGAGTATTCCTGAAGCCAGATTCTTTGCTGTAGTTTATGATGTGCAATAAACCAAGAATCAGAAAACAACACCAGCATGGTGTGTCACTGGTTGAGAAAAAGCAGCTCATTTGTCACCCAATCTGTCTCATCCCTGGAATTGTATCCAGTGATGTATCTGCCTCATCCTTGGAAGGACTCTAGTATTCCAGGCCAGATGGGGCCTCTCTGCCCTGGACCCACACAGGTAGGAAGGGGTCTGCCACGTGGCCATTTCTGGGGCTGTTGCCACAGTTCCCTCTGAATGtggctccaggaaagaatacgaCCACACTGGGTTTCTCTGTTGGCCCCttggcccctcctccctcctctttcccAGCCTGACTTCTGTGGGATCCAGGAGGGGAAGGAGCTATGACACCCTCAAGTACAAGCTCTCCTCTTCCTTGTGGAAGGAGGAAAGTCCTTCCTCTGGAGTCCCCTCTTATTCCCCTGTGTACACCTGAGAACATGAATAAACAAATCAGTATGCTGCTCCATCCAGGTTTGTTCCCAAATAGCAGAAACTCGACTCCAGCTAACTTTATTGTTGGCCCCAGATCAGGTCTCCCAAAGGGCTTCCACCAATCACTTCAGAGTCTCTTGCAATCACCACCAAGCAGACTTCTTTACTGGGAGGCCTTGTCATCACTCCAACTCTTGATGACGTCTGGTACCATCCTCTCCTGTCACCTGGGCTCCAAAGGCCTCAACCAGGAGGTCAAAGCATGGCTACCAGTTTGAAGGTGCCCTCAGGTTTGGCAGGAACCACGTGGACAAAAGTCTTGTAGAGCACAGCCCCTTCGGGCAGTCTGGTGACCAGATCCACAGCCTCCGAGTTGCTGGGATTGGGCACGTAGACTTCCTTAGTGTAGCGGACTACCCCCTCCTCCAGCGCATACAGACATTTCTTCTTTCCCAGTCCCACCTGCAACACACAGAGTAGTGAGCTGGACAGCCAGGGGGGCCCATCCCAGGGCTCTAGGATAGACTCTTCACAAAGATTCAGGCCCTGGGGCCAAAAAGGAGGGTTCAGAAAGCTCCATCTaaggctccctttccctctgGGCTTGGTAATGATTCCATGATAAAGGTGGGAAAAGAAAACTCCAACAGCCAATCCTAGTGGTTATTCAGTCCCTGAGGGCTAATGCCTGGACCTCGATCTGTACAGGTGGCCAGAAGCCACACTGGACAGATGCCCAAACCAGGCCCAGGAAAAGGTCTGATCACTGCTCCTGGGAGCCTGCTTCTGGGAGGCTTAACATAACACTGGTTTGACGCAACATTTTCATCTATATGGTGAAGTTTAGGCTCAAAGCTATATAGATAATGCATATGCTAATTAAACAAAAGTAATGATATAAGCTAATAGTGTGTCATACTTACTGTGTGTAAGCAGTATTCCAAGCAATATTATACACATTAACTCAATTCTCACCTTGTGAAGTAGGTACTATGTCTAAACCTGATTTTCAGCTGAGAAATATGAGCAAAGAGATTAAAATAGactgtttattaaatatatatattattaactatacatatcttagcttttttcttttattgaacttGAGATTAGATGTGTGGCAAGTTTTATCCACGCAGTCCTGCATTATTCAGTATCTCTCAaattaagagaacagactctggtTCAAATCCCAGCACTACTACTTACTACTGTGTGATCTGAGCAAGTTAATTTACTTCACTGTGTCTCACTTTTTTCAACTGCAAAATACGGATAAATATTAACTACTTCATAGGGTCATCTTGAGAATTAAATTGAGTTAATAATCAGAAAGAGCTTAAAATACTGCCCAGGTCAAAACatattagtttttattattgttgtcattATTTTAGTAGAACTAAAAATGAACACAGTCACATACTGAATGTCTCgagttcctaaaaaaaaaaagttactacaCATACAGTCAATTCACTTACAAATTAGCATTTCTGAAATAATTATGGGTTACTATCAGTCTTTCTGTGCCTACTAAAATTGTCAAAAAGAGgtaagaagggaggaagaaattgATTACAGAGGAAACAAAACTAACTTTTTAAACAATGTAAAGACTAGAGCATAGGTCTGTGTTAAAGAACTTTCCTACTTTAGCAAGTGATACTAACTTGCTGATGCTGAAATTCCTGCCTAGTATGGACCTAATTTCTGGCCCATATACTGAATCCTATTTTATTAAATTCAAGTTATCTTTCAGGCTCCTAATAACAACTTTATGCAAAGGAggaattcttaaaaataagaaaaaatgaataaactgaaaTTAGTttctcaagattaaaaaaatatcttaaatcaCTAGAAATCTCCTCTTCCAAGAAATGGAGGTTAGAAAAGAGACCTAAGAGAATGAGGCTGATACTATTACCAAGACAAAAAAGTGACCTGGGACACAGCAGAcctggttcaaatcccagttctgtcACTACCCCACTACCCCCTTTTCTAAGTTTTTGGCATCCCACCTATAAAATACAGATGATACCTACCTACCCTCGGGATGGGACTGAAGATGAAATAAGAGAATGCAGGCCCAGGAATCAGCATGATGCTTGGCATTTGGTATGCACCCAACAGTTGCAACTGTTACAGTTATTGTGCTCAGGAGCATGGAGCGGTGAAGGaaaagtgggggtgggagggaagcacAAAGCTACTTACATGGGCACCTGGGTGCCAGCGGAAGTGGCGCTGAGTCGCGAGGATGTTGCCAGCATGAACATAGTGACCTAGAAGAGAAGTCCACAGGTGCGCTGCCTTTGGGTGCCGACAATGAGGCAGACAGCAAACTGCTAAGAAAACACAGCAGCCCCTGCTTTTCCTGGCCCAAATGCTGTATACCAACCTGCAGACCCGGCCCTGGAAAGGACCAACTCCCGGAGAGTCTGACACAAGCAGCCTGCAACCCCTCCCTGGGAACCGCTACTTCCAGTCACATGGCCAAGGTTCCCACCTATTTGCTCTTCCTCTGCCCCTCCACCTTGCGTCAGGTCTTATCTGCTTCTTTAATTTGGAACTAAATGTTCTGGTAAGCAACATGGAGAGAACAGGGCCAGGCACTTGTGTAGTTTGCCTGCTCTTCAGAGGAACACCGGGGCAGCAAGGGAGGTTGCTAAGTGGGAAGTGGAAGGCAGGCCACACCCTTACCCTCCATTTTCTTGATGCCAAAGCGTTTGCCTGGAGACTTTCCACCAAGGTTCTTGGAGCTGCCACCTGTCTTCTTGGATGCATATCTGACAGCAAGAGCTGTAGCCGGAGGAGGACTCAGCAGGGCTGCAACTACACAGAGAACAGAAATGTTGTTCAAACAGAGAGGCTTCCCAGGAGACTCTCATTCTTTGCCTCAGTGGGTCATTTGTTAAACTGAGAGGTGGCAGGGGGCATTTTCAGGGGAAGTGAAGATATGTGAGCAGAAATGCCACTTGACTGTGTGGGTTTTCAGGGAATGTCTTAAGTCCTTGTATTGTCCACAGTGTAAGCGCTACATGAATTGTGTGTGTGGCCTAGGGTTTGGGGGAGGGAGTAAAatattaatgggaaaaaaaaaaagtaccatgtGCCCTGACACATCCAGGCCTACTGAGGAGAAACAAAACCACAGAAACAGAAGCCAGCAAGAGGACACCACAGAGCTGCCTGTTTCAGCCTCACTCACAATTATACCCTCAAGACTCCATGCACTGTGCAGGGGCCAGACCACAGACCCAACAACAGAACACCCAGAGAGAGGCTCCTGCTTTGACCTCACCCACCACTTTCTTagccatccacccatccataGCACACCATATACTTGTAAACAAAAAGGGCAGCCTCTCTGAGGGTGGCTCCCACAGGCTCCTGTGCAGTTCAGAAGGCTGGTCCCTTTGTCTGCCAAGTCCATTAAGCATAGGGAAGACTGATCGATAACCATGCCCTTGTTAATCTGACCTCTTCATCCTCATTCCAACGTGCTCAgtggtatttattttaaaaaggaaagtgaacTAAAATTCATGCTGACCAGGATGGAAGCCCTGTGCTATACGACAAGCCCAGGATTGGTAATCCTTGCATTCAGGTCTCCAGATACAGCTGTGTTAATCAGGGTCATGCCAGAGTCTTTAGATAACCCTGTGCGACCCTGGAGCCTGTCAGTTCATAGCTCCTAAAACCTAGGTTTCTGAAGTTCTGTTAGAACAGAGACTAGCTAGGGCAAAGGACCAGAGATAAGGACTTAGAGAGACAACATATTAaatgcccagcatcaggatctacATACCTTTAAACACCTATACATTTGTTCACTCACTAAAGTGAAGAAACTGGACGTTGGCTTTACCTACCTTATCTCATTCACAAATCTTTCCCCTTCACCCTATACCTCATTCTCCTCAAAGAAAATGATGCTATCACCTACACAGTTGGTCAGGCAGAAGTCGAAGAGTCATTATAGATTCCTTCCCTTTGCTAACCTCATGTATGGAGGGAGTCCACCAGCAAGCTCTGGATTCTATCTCCAAAACAGGTCTCAAATCCACCCATTTCCCTCCAAGTTCACTGACACCAACATCCTGACTAAACCCTATTTCATCAGGTCTACTGTTACTACTTCCCATCTGGTTTCCTCATTTCTATTCCTACTCCTTTTAAACTCATAGAGGAGCAAGAGCTTCCTTCTCAAAATGGATAATTGGATCAAATCATCCTCTTGCCCCTCACTCTCTTACAAAAACAGGCCTCCTACCATCCTTAAGGTCTTAACTTATATGTTACCTCCTCAGAGGGTTTCCCTGACTACCCAACCTAAAAGAAAAGACACAGACACATTTTTCCCTCTCAGTCACAGCACCTGTAATGACGCACAATTTTATTTATGTGATTATTTACTGATTTATCTATTACAAGTAACTCTCCTGGGGCTAGAGACCGCCTTCATCTTCTCTGCTGAGCTCCTCAACACCTACCAGTGTCTAACACAAAGGCAGACCTCAACCTACTGAACGAACGGATTAACTTTTTGAGCGCCAATGTGCCAACGATAGCAACCTATTTTTGTAGATGAAGGGATCCAAAGAAACCCGGACAGTGGAGGCGGCAAACAACAGCAAGGGAAACTATGAACAAGCCAGTCCAGGTAAGGTCACGTGCTCCACGCCCCAGATGTCACGTGACCAACGACTGCCCCGCACATTTCCCTcagtctcctccttcccccaggtTCCTCCACGGGGTACCGCCTCCATCCTCAGGCTCCCTGCAAGGTCTCCACTGCACTTCTACCCCTGGCGCTACAACGACCACGGCGTCCGATTACCAGCACTCCGGGTCCTCCACGCCAGCACCGCCAACGCCATGTTTTACGTGCTCTCGCTTCCGGTGTTAAGAGTTGTGCTTCCGCTACCGGGAGATCTATTTCCGGGTCCTGCCTGGCACGGAAGAGTGGCGCGACAATTTGCTGGTGAGCGCTGCTGGGCTGGGCTGCTGGTGGGCCGGCGATGTAGGGCCTACTTCCTGAGCCAGGGTCTGCCGGGGCTTGGTGGCCGCGGCCTTTGCCGCCGCGTGTGGACGAGCTGTCTGCCCTGTGCCTGCGGGAGAGACGTGGAGCGAGCTCAGCAGGGCCTGCTTGTCCGATACCCGCATTTTGCCAGAGTTACCGAGGCTGatgcctcagacggtaaagaaactgcctgtaatgcaggagaaccgagttcgatccctgggttcggaagatcccctggagaagggaatggcacccactctagtatt comes from Muntiacus reevesi chromosome 18, mMunRee1.1, whole genome shotgun sequence and encodes:
- the MRPL27 gene encoding large ribosomal subunit protein bL27m, producing MALAVLAWRTRSAVAALLSPPPATALAVRYASKKTGGSSKNLGGKSPGKRFGIKKMEGHYVHAGNILATQRHFRWHPGAHVGLGKKKCLYALEEGVVRYTKEVYVPNPSNSEAVDLVTRLPEGAVLYKTFVHVVPAKPEGTFKLVAML